From the Clarias gariepinus isolate MV-2021 ecotype Netherlands chromosome 3, CGAR_prim_01v2, whole genome shotgun sequence genome, one window contains:
- the gmnn gene encoding geminin: MSSVRKMKQVENPRENLKNFFTAQSSGVSSMRRTLQVLQPSAVNKPLGKMIQPGKAVPKRKMWSSDQVKGSKRVKAEVAVKHTEPENENHTEGISEEAYELMVKETPSSSYWKELAEERRKALFNVLQENEKLHKEIEDKDEQIAKLRSENDELQELAQHVQHMADMIERLTGKSPDNLEELREIAFDTEEDSECKNKDCCGSNLEDEDTNTEQARTRVVTETDASSDDES; the protein is encoded by the exons ATGAGTTCTGTCAGAAAAATGAAGCAAGTGGAGAATCCACGTGAAAATCTAAAG AATTTCTTTACAGCACAATCATCAGGGGTCTCCTCCATGAGGAGAACACTACAGGTCCTCCAACCATCTGCTGTCAATAAGCCCCTTGGGAAGATGATTCAG CCTGGGAAGGCTGTTCCTAAGAGGAAGATGTGGAGTTCTGACCAGGTGAAGGGCTCTAAGAGGGTCAAAGCTGAAGTGGCAGTAAAGCACACTGAGCCAGAAAATGAAAATCACACTGAAGGAATCTCTGAAGAGGCCTATGAACTGATGGTCAAAG AAACGCCCAGCTCTTCTTACTGGAAGGAGTTGGCAGAGGAGCGCCGAAAAGCCCTTTTCAATGTTCTCCAAGAGAATGAGAAG CTTCACAAAGAAATAGAAGATAAAGATGAGCAGATTGCCAAACTGCGAAGTGAAAATGATGAACTACAGGAACTAGCACAGCATGTCCAACACATGGCTGACATGATCGAG AGGTTAACTGGTAAAAGTCCAGACAACTTGGAAGAACTACGAGAAATTGCCTTCGACACTGAAGAAGATTCTGAGTGCAAAAATAAAGACTGTTGTGGAAGTAATCTGGAAGATGAGGACACAAACACAGAACAAGCGAGAACACGGGTTGTGACAGAAACTGATGCGTCCTCAGATGATGAGTCCTGA
- the acot13 gene encoding acyl-coenzyme A thioesterase 13: MASLCVNSLRQVLRVMLDSPGFDRVLNKVELVSASPGKVVCQMKVEEEHTNRGGTLHGGLTATLVDVISTAALMYTERGAPGVSVDMNITYMNAAKIGEDILITAQVLKQGRTLGFATVDLINKANGKVIAQGRHTKHLGS, translated from the exons atggcGTCTTTATGTGTAAATTCGCTGAGACAGGTGTTACGGGTCATGCTGGACTCTCCTGGATTTGACCGAGTTTTAAACAAG GTGGAGTTGGTTTCAGCCAGTCCGGGTAAAGTAGTGTGTCAGATGAAAGTGGAAGAGGAGCACACTAACCGAGGAGGGACCCTACACGGTGGACTGACCGCCACGCTTGTCGATGTGATTTCTACTGCAGCACTCATGTACACGGAGAGAGGAGCTCCTGGAGTCAGCGTCGACATGAACATCAC GTATATGAATGCAGCCAAGATTGGAGAAGACATCTTGATAACCGCACAGGTTTTAAAGCAGGGACGGACTTTGGGATTTGCTACTGTTGATTTAATAAACAAAGCAAATGGGAAAGTCATCGCTCAAGGAAGACACACAAAGCACCTCGGCAGCTGA
- the c3h6orf62 gene encoding uncharacterized protein C6orf62 homolog, which translates to MGDPNSRRNQTRNRLRAQLRKKRESLADQFDFKIYIAFVFKEKKKKSALFEVAEVVPVMTNNYEENILKGVKDSSYSLESSLELLHKDVVQLHAPRYQSMRRDVIGCTQEMDFILWPRNDIEKIVCLLFSRWKGADHEPFRPVQAKFEFHHGDYEKQFLHALGRKDKAGMVMNNPNQSVFLFLDRQHLQTPKTKATVFKLCSLCLYLPQDQLTCWGVGDIEDHLRPYLPD; encoded by the exons ATGGGAGACCCAAACTCTCGACGAAATCAAACCCGAAACCGACTCCGTGCCCAGCTGCGGAAGAAACGAGAATCCTTGGCTGACCAGTTTGACTTCAAAATCTACATTGCCTTCGTGTTTAAGGAAAAG AAAAAGAAGTCTGCACTTTTTGAGGTAGCTGAAGTGGTACCTGTTATGACCAACAATTATGAAGAAAATATCCTCAAAGGAGTAAAGGATTCAAGCTACTCCTTAGAAAGTTCTTTGGAGCTTCTTCATAAAGATGTTGTGCAGTTGCATGCCCCTCGCTACCAATCTATGCGCAGG GATGTTATAGGTTGCACACAAGAGATGGACTTCATTCTTTGGCCCCGCAATGATATTGAGAAGATAGTGTGTCTTCTGTTCTCCAGATGGAAGGGAGCAGACCATGAACCCTTCAGGCCTGTTCAG GCCAAGTTTGAATTTCACCATGGGGACTATGAGAAGCAGTTTTTGCATGCTCTTGGCCGTAAGGACAAGGCTGGGATGGTGATGAACAACCCAAATCAGTCTGTGTTTCTTTTCTTGGACAGACAGCACTTGCAG ACTCCAAAAACAAAGGCCACAGTTTTCAAGTTGTGCAGCCTCTGCCTCTACCTGCCACAGGATCAGCTGACCTGTTGGGGGGTGGGAGACATCGAAGACCACCTCCGCCCATACTTGCCAGATTAG